A single genomic interval of Hymenobacter gelipurpurascens harbors:
- a CDS encoding carboxylesterase/lipase family protein, whose translation MFYRFARHGAGLLLSSVLAWAATAFPGHAQGTPPVVKTRQGKVQGVQEGSLRVFRGIPYAQPPVGALRFRPPQPLKRHSGTPVAAQFGARAPQAGGPTGVQGAEDCLYLNVWAPSVSKKQRRPVVVWVHGGAFTGGSGQDNDTWTFAAQDTLVAVSFNYRLGSLGFLQLGNCLGPGYEQAGNCGLLDAVAALRWVHDNIAAFGGDPKRVTVMGESAGAKLIGGLLVTPAAQGLFQQVILESGAVQAVRDTATAGAITYQLLQALHTTDARALLTLPADSLVRAQTRFANGAGGLQVFGPVLDGQTIPRPPLEYLGQSRPAIRVLLGTNREEARLFSGPGSILHAPNEAALPLVFGAHNSPYVWRAYQQLRQSQPALDAWNTVLTDYLYRLATYRLANQLAAQGTPTWLYRFDYADATTQPMHAQELNFVWNAPVGSSAAHTAAAPPNAPSKASGPALAAAMHAHWASFIKTGQPGPAWPAYTPATRQVMLFRQESQPEAVLAPYEDAAFPTQGYKR comes from the coding sequence ATGTTCTACCGCTTCGCACGGCACGGCGCCGGGCTCCTACTCAGCAGTGTGCTGGCCTGGGCTGCTACCGCTTTTCCCGGTCATGCTCAAGGCACTCCTCCCGTCGTGAAGACCCGGCAAGGCAAAGTGCAGGGCGTGCAGGAAGGGAGCTTGCGCGTATTTCGGGGCATTCCCTACGCCCAGCCTCCGGTGGGCGCGCTGCGCTTTCGTCCTCCGCAGCCCCTAAAGCGGCATTCCGGAACACCTGTAGCGGCCCAGTTTGGGGCCCGGGCACCTCAGGCCGGAGGCCCTACGGGGGTGCAGGGGGCAGAAGATTGTCTTTATCTGAACGTGTGGGCTCCGTCTGTTTCCAAAAAGCAGCGCAGGCCCGTGGTGGTGTGGGTGCACGGCGGGGCATTTACCGGCGGCTCGGGCCAGGACAACGACACCTGGACGTTTGCGGCCCAGGATACGCTGGTGGCCGTGAGCTTTAACTACCGCCTGGGCAGCCTGGGCTTTCTGCAGCTGGGCAACTGCCTGGGGCCCGGGTATGAGCAGGCCGGCAACTGTGGCCTGCTGGATGCCGTGGCCGCCCTGCGCTGGGTACACGACAACATTGCCGCGTTTGGGGGCGACCCGAAACGGGTCACCGTGATGGGCGAGTCAGCGGGCGCCAAGCTGATTGGGGGCCTACTGGTGACGCCCGCCGCCCAAGGCCTGTTTCAGCAGGTAATTCTGGAAAGCGGCGCGGTGCAGGCCGTGCGCGACACGGCCACCGCGGGGGCCATCACCTACCAGCTGCTGCAGGCGCTGCACACCACCGATGCCCGCGCCTTGCTCACGCTGCCCGCCGACTCGCTGGTACGGGCGCAAACCCGGTTTGCCAACGGGGCGGGTGGCCTACAGGTGTTTGGGCCGGTGCTCGACGGGCAGACCATCCCTAGGCCACCCCTGGAATACCTGGGCCAGTCTCGGCCCGCTATCCGGGTTCTGCTGGGAACCAACCGGGAAGAGGCCAGGCTGTTCAGCGGCCCCGGCTCCATCCTGCATGCGCCGAATGAGGCGGCGCTGCCGTTGGTTTTTGGCGCGCACAACAGCCCCTACGTGTGGCGGGCCTATCAGCAGCTGCGCCAATCCCAGCCCGCTCTTGATGCCTGGAACACCGTGCTCACCGATTATCTCTACCGGCTGGCCACGTACCGGCTCGCCAATCAGCTGGCGGCTCAGGGTACGCCCACCTGGCTCTACCGCTTCGACTACGCCGATGCCACCACCCAGCCGATGCACGCCCAAGAGCTGAATTTCGTGTGGAATGCGCCCGTCGGCAGCTCCGCTGCCCATACGGCAGCGGCGCCGCCCAATGCCCCCAGCAAAGCATCGGGGCCCGCGCTGGCCGCTGCCATGCACGCGCACTGGGCCAGCTTTATCAAGACGGGGCAGCCGGGACCTGCGTGGCCGGCCTACACCCCGGCCACCAGGCAGGTGATGCTTTTCAGGCAGGAAAGCCAACCGGAAGCGGTGCTGGCCCCCTACGAGGATGCCGCGTTTCCCACTCAGGGCTACAAGCGCTGA